GGACTGGCAGAAGCGGGTCACTGTACGCAGCACGGCGTGGGACAGTGCCCTGTGGCTGATCTCGTGGTCACCGATACGGACGGGGGACCTGATGCCGAGGGCCTGTCCGATCCGCCACGCAGGTTGGCGAGGACTGCTGAGGCGGCGAGCGAAGCGGTGGCCGATGGCTGCATAGGCCGTCGCATGCGCGGTCTTGCACAGCACGGAACGTGGGAATCGGCTTGCCGCGTCGGTGGCGATGTCCTTGTTGAAGGCGAGGTAGCGGCCACGGCGGTCGGTACTCGCGGCAAGCAGGCACAGTGTGCTGGTCTTCCCGGTGCCTGCGCCGGCTTGCAGCACGAGGTGTTGACCGTCGCGGAAGGCGTCGACGGCGTGGAACTGTTCGTCGGTGGGTGTGTGCAACAGGAGCTCCGCGAATGAGACGGGCTAAGGGGTCGGCTGTGAGCCGTTCTCGTCGTGTGAATGCAGGGAAGCCGGGTCGCGGCTACGCAGCAGGACGTGGACCGTGCAGGCCAGCACGTCTTCAGGTGCGTGGTGGGCGAGGAGGTTCGTGAGCTGCACGGTCAGTTGCCGAGTGCGTTCCCGCTCGTTCCGCTGAAGAGCCGCTACGACAGCCCGGCCGAGGAAGACTCCAGGCTTCTGTCCCCGGGCTGCCGCAGCATGACGGACCGTCGAGCACATGGCACGAGGAAGGACGACATTGAGCAGAACTTGGCCGGACCGGTCGGGGTAGTGAGTTGTGAGCACGTCGATGGGCAGGAGTCGATCAAGCTCCCCGCGAAGTGACCGCAGCGCCTGGCCGGGCGACTTGGCGTGGCGCACGGTCATCAGCCGGGTGTGGTCGGCGTTCGCTGCGAGCGGCACCGCACGGCAGGCTTGCTGAAGCTCTCCGCGGGTGACTGGCCTGGTCAGGATGATCTCGACAGCGTGTTGCCGTCTCATCGCCGGACCGCCTTCCGCGCCTCACCGTCCGGGAGTGGTCGGCGTCCATGGGTGGGAAGCCGAGGGTTCACGTAGGCGTGGTGGACGAGCGGGTCGAAGGGCTCCCAGTCGGTCAGTGCGAGATCACCTGCCGTCGGGGCGGCGGCGTGCTGAGGGCAGCGCTGCGTGCGCCAGCGCAGTTGCTCGGCGTACGGCAGGGAGGAGAGGTCGTAGAGAGCCATCACCTCAGCAGGAAGTGCCAGTTGCCCTTGCGTGGCTGTGGCAGGAACCAGGGTCCAGACACCCGCGGGGCCGTCTGAAGCAAGCATCGTGCGGGTGCAGCGGTCTCGGTGCCGTGTCTGGGCAACGCACTGGATCTCGTCCACGGAGCGTGCGGCGAGGTAGCGGACGTACAGGATCTGGACGATGGGCCTCGCGGGTCGGCAGGCGTTCTGTTGTACCGCCGGCAGCTCTGAGGCTGCGGCCGGAACGAAGGCGCCTGCGTCCGTCAGGCGACGTGTGTTCACCGCCAACGCCCGCCGCAGTCCGGTCAGGGTGGGCTCGATGACGGTGGTGCCGTCGCGGGCGGGGCAGATGACGGCGTGGGCCAGTCGGCACCAAGCGGTGCCG
This window of the Streptomyces sp. N50 genome carries:
- a CDS encoding DUF6083 domain-containing protein encodes the protein MGPFGGLHRPERRPRGVLPGTFTRMYSSSTRRHCDSSPVQARRRRSLRVDPDSPTRLLRCAQRDRCRECGNPVEWYERVCDRPIRLHPRELPVAEVPADYRWHVSSGLAHPAGDGTAWCRLAHAVICPARDGTTVIEPTLTGLRRALAVNTRRLTDAGAFVPAAASELPAVQQNACRPARPIVQILYVRYLAARSVDEIQCVAQTRHRDRCTRTMLASDGPAGVWTLVPATATQGQLALPAEVMALYDLSSLPYAEQLRWRTQRCPQHAAAPTAGDLALTDWEPFDPLVHHAYVNPRLPTHGRRPLPDGEARKAVRR